A portion of the uncultured Draconibacterium sp. genome contains these proteins:
- a CDS encoding PadR family transcriptional regulator, with translation MKIENTKAQMRKGVLEYCILLVLDGKPLYASDIIQSLKEAKMIVVEGTLYPLLTRLKNAGLLAYRWEESTQGPPRKYYELTETGRTFLIELEGSWSELVGAVDKIRENKA, from the coding sequence ATGAAGATAGAAAACACAAAAGCACAAATGAGAAAGGGCGTATTGGAATACTGTATCCTGCTCGTTCTCGATGGGAAACCACTCTATGCCAGCGATATTATTCAATCGCTGAAAGAAGCCAAAATGATCGTGGTGGAAGGAACTCTGTATCCCTTGTTAACCCGATTAAAAAACGCCGGCTTGCTGGCATATCGCTGGGAAGAATCAACACAGGGGCCTCCGCGAAAGTACTACGAACTTACCGAAACAGGCCGTACATTCTTAATTGAACTTGAGGGTTCATGGAGTGAACTGGTTGGCGCAGTTGATAAAATCAGAGAAAACAAAGCTTAG
- a CDS encoding TonB-dependent receptor: MKKAFFSIVLLAAFSLFSLATYAQTIKGVVVDAETNEALIGASVVLDGTTTGTVTDIDGTFSLSVKSGDQKIIISYIGYTAKELNVSLSSGQTKDLGEIVMESDAVGINEVMVLASVAISRETPVAVSNIPAEMIQTKLGTQEFPEILKSTPGVYATKSGGGFGDGRVNLRGFESENVAVMINGIPVNDMENGRVYWSNWAGLADVTRTMQVQRGLGASKVAVPSIGGTINTITKTTDTEEGGNFFSGFGHDGYKKFGGTLSTGLMKNGFAVTASFAQTSGDGYIDGTEFKGFNYFINISKKIGENHRLSLSSFGAKQVHGQRQNKSLISTYRNAESENKFNPDWGILNGKVTHVEDNFYFKPLTSLNHYWTITPNTNLSTSIYASWGTGGGGGQGGESSLFNVRLGGDDQPIDLDNIMATNRESGANGAVSWLRASHNDHSWYGIISSLNTEITDNLSFVGGLDLRTYTGHHFYEVTDLMGAEYIYNDDDINEPNRALKVGDKYNYYNDGVVGWQGVFGQLEYSNDVLSGFVSASVSNTSYKRIDYFQYLDSDPLQESDRYNFLGYMVKGGANYNINEHHNVFANIGYFEKAAGFDAVFLRYNNTDVNEDAENQKIFSMELGYGYITKNFSADVNLYRTAWNDRTFTRYYPGTSTTSPIYLNMLGVNALHQGIEVDVKWSLTNNLKLTGMLSVGDWHWANNVKDVQAYDEDQNPIGDPVNLYIKDLKVSDAAQTTGAIGLEYQLLSKSYFTVDYFYFADYYADFSPETVTTEGTPQPWKVPDYGLFDVGLRHGFKIGNFDATLLGTVNNVFDTEYIADATNGSGNNAQTALVWYGFGRTFSASLKIDF; the protein is encoded by the coding sequence ATGAAAAAAGCATTTTTTTCGATTGTATTACTGGCTGCATTCAGCCTGTTTTCGCTCGCAACTTATGCCCAAACAATAAAGGGTGTAGTTGTTGATGCCGAAACTAATGAAGCCCTTATTGGGGCGAGTGTAGTACTGGACGGAACAACTACCGGTACTGTTACTGACATTGATGGAACATTTTCGTTGTCGGTAAAATCTGGCGATCAAAAAATCATTATTTCGTACATTGGTTATACTGCCAAAGAGCTTAACGTTAGCCTGAGCAGTGGACAAACCAAAGACCTTGGTGAAATTGTGATGGAATCGGATGCAGTAGGTATTAACGAAGTTATGGTATTAGCTTCGGTGGCAATTAGCCGCGAAACACCTGTTGCTGTGTCAAACATTCCTGCCGAAATGATTCAGACAAAACTGGGTACACAGGAATTCCCAGAAATCCTTAAATCAACTCCTGGTGTTTATGCGACCAAATCAGGTGGTGGTTTTGGTGATGGCCGCGTAAACCTTCGTGGTTTTGAGTCTGAAAACGTTGCGGTAATGATTAACGGTATTCCGGTAAACGACATGGAGAATGGCCGGGTATACTGGAGTAACTGGGCCGGTTTGGCCGATGTTACCCGCACTATGCAGGTTCAGCGTGGTTTAGGAGCGTCAAAAGTTGCCGTACCATCTATTGGTGGTACAATCAACACCATCACAAAAACTACCGATACCGAAGAAGGTGGTAATTTCTTCTCAGGATTCGGACATGATGGTTACAAAAAATTTGGTGGTACACTGTCAACCGGTTTAATGAAAAACGGTTTTGCAGTAACAGCATCTTTTGCTCAAACATCTGGAGATGGATATATTGACGGAACTGAATTTAAAGGATTCAACTACTTCATCAATATTTCAAAGAAAATTGGCGAAAATCACCGTTTATCACTTTCTTCTTTCGGTGCCAAACAGGTTCACGGACAAAGACAAAATAAAAGTTTGATCTCAACATACAGAAATGCCGAGAGTGAAAACAAATTTAACCCTGACTGGGGAATCCTGAACGGAAAGGTTACACACGTAGAAGATAACTTCTATTTTAAACCTTTAACTTCATTGAACCACTATTGGACAATCACTCCAAATACTAACTTATCCACTTCAATTTACGCCTCGTGGGGAACCGGTGGCGGCGGTGGCCAGGGAGGCGAAAGCAGCTTGTTTAATGTAAGATTGGGCGGTGATGACCAACCCATCGATTTAGATAACATTATGGCAACCAACCGTGAAAGCGGAGCGAATGGAGCAGTATCGTGGCTGAGAGCATCACACAATGACCATAGTTGGTATGGAATTATTTCTTCGTTAAATACCGAAATTACTGACAACTTATCATTTGTTGGTGGTCTTGATTTAAGAACGTATACCGGACACCACTTTTACGAAGTAACCGACTTAATGGGAGCCGAGTACATCTATAACGACGATGACATTAATGAACCAAACCGCGCTCTTAAAGTTGGCGACAAATACAACTATTATAACGACGGAGTTGTTGGTTGGCAAGGTGTTTTCGGACAGCTTGAGTATTCAAATGATGTATTATCAGGATTTGTTTCGGCATCGGTTTCAAATACATCTTACAAACGTATCGACTACTTCCAGTATTTAGACTCTGACCCGCTACAGGAATCTGATCGTTATAACTTCCTTGGATACATGGTTAAAGGTGGTGCAAACTACAACATTAACGAACACCATAACGTTTTTGCCAACATTGGCTACTTTGAAAAAGCTGCAGGATTTGATGCAGTTTTCCTGAGATACAATAACACTGACGTTAACGAAGATGCTGAAAACCAAAAGATTTTCAGTATGGAGTTGGGCTATGGCTACATAACCAAAAACTTCTCAGCCGATGTAAACCTTTACCGTACAGCCTGGAACGACCGTACATTTACAAGGTATTATCCAGGAACGTCAACTACAAGTCCAATCTACCTTAATATGTTGGGTGTAAATGCTCTTCACCAGGGTATTGAAGTTGATGTTAAATGGAGCCTGACCAATAATTTAAAACTTACAGGTATGTTATCTGTAGGCGATTGGCATTGGGCAAACAACGTAAAAGATGTTCAGGCATACGACGAAGACCAAAATCCAATTGGCGACCCTGTTAACCTGTATATCAAAGACCTGAAAGTATCGGATGCTGCACAAACAACCGGTGCCATTGGCCTGGAATACCAATTGTTGAGCAAATCTTACTTCACTGTTGATTATTTCTACTTTGCTGATTATTATGCTGACTTCAGCCCAGAGACAGTAACAACAGAAGGCACTCCTCAACCATGGAAAGTACCTGATTATGGTCTTTTTGATGTTGGTTTACGTCACGGTTTTAAAATCGGAAATTTTGATGCAACACTTCTTGGTACTGTTAACAACGTATTTGATACAGAATACATTGCTGATGCAACAAACGGCTCTGGCAACAATGCCCAAACAGCCCTTGTTTGGTACGGATTTGGAAGAACATTTAGTGCCAGTTTAAAAATTGATTTTTAA
- a CDS encoding choice-of-anchor J domain-containing protein — protein MKKIIFLFTIAALFTITSCDPMGDINDTIDAQDNPIVGDAEYTLTDDDYDALDLSYGNFSSEDDAKAMLPAFLSDKYPIWGKGSSVLVGYELYVGSAPGVSDYTYADDYSLANDDYPQGWIGAVAFFPEEDPADYLADILAAGVESPAEGDNILVKYKQYSTEPVAGYSNFYEVDFTNGSLNSFEAFSVVGDQAWEGSNYGAKMSGYSGGSQENEDWLVSPEIDLSGASNLLFQVSQIINYSSQVELLNIMVSTDYTTGENPATATWTALTIETKPDGSNWDPVESELVDFSAYEGQTIHIALKYESTTSTSATWEVESFVIKAAGVEGETASKEVFYTYDGEEWEASEGVYFVSDADFDSMGEGYGQPGYYNNFSSSITPTDYLGTFLSIKYPYAQDDDEIIVVYDYYSSSSGAQLRGNLYTFTDGAWANYESTQSTTLQFGHDGTTWVPDNTIKYTLTAADYAFIVDTYSDEYASYIATIANYQDFDYNWTDEMILDVLNGLLFNNFPSAEEGQKFAVTYLMYDGGAFFETMYVVLQGGEYVLQ, from the coding sequence ATGAAAAAAATAATATTTCTTTTCACGATTGCTGCATTATTTACAATTACGTCGTGTGACCCGATGGGGGATATTAACGACACAATTGATGCACAAGACAATCCCATTGTTGGTGATGCAGAATACACATTAACCGACGATGACTACGATGCACTGGACCTGAGTTACGGCAACTTTAGCAGCGAAGACGATGCTAAAGCAATGCTTCCCGCTTTCTTATCTGATAAATACCCTATTTGGGGAAAAGGTTCTTCTGTTTTAGTTGGATATGAATTATATGTTGGTTCTGCTCCTGGCGTAAGCGATTATACTTATGCTGATGATTACAGTTTAGCAAACGATGATTATCCGCAAGGATGGATTGGTGCTGTTGCATTCTTCCCTGAAGAAGATCCGGCAGATTATTTAGCCGACATCCTTGCTGCAGGTGTTGAAAGCCCTGCAGAAGGCGACAACATTTTAGTAAAATACAAACAATACAGTACTGAACCAGTTGCCGGTTACTCTAATTTCTACGAAGTTGATTTTACCAATGGAAGTCTGAATTCATTCGAAGCTTTCAGCGTTGTTGGAGACCAAGCATGGGAAGGCAGTAACTATGGTGCAAAAATGTCGGGTTATTCGGGCGGAAGCCAGGAAAACGAAGACTGGTTGGTTTCACCGGAAATAGATTTAAGCGGTGCTTCAAATCTATTGTTCCAGGTTAGTCAAATCATCAACTATTCAAGCCAGGTTGAGCTTCTAAATATTATGGTTTCAACAGACTATACAACTGGCGAAAATCCAGCAACTGCAACATGGACAGCTTTAACAATTGAGACAAAACCTGACGGAAGCAACTGGGATCCTGTAGAGTCAGAATTGGTTGATTTCTCGGCTTACGAAGGCCAAACTATCCACATTGCTCTGAAATACGAATCTACTACATCTACTTCGGCAACTTGGGAAGTTGAAAGCTTTGTAATTAAAGCTGCCGGTGTTGAAGGCGAAACAGCTTCAAAAGAGGTTTTCTACACTTACGATGGCGAAGAATGGGAAGCATCAGAAGGAGTTTATTTTGTTAGCGATGCCGACTTCGATTCAATGGGAGAAGGATATGGACAACCTGGTTATTACAACAATTTTAGTAGCTCAATCACTCCTACTGATTATCTAGGAACTTTCCTTTCAATCAAATATCCGTATGCACAAGATGATGATGAAATTATCGTGGTATATGATTATTATTCAAGTAGCAGTGGTGCGCAGCTTCGTGGCAACTTATATACTTTCACTGATGGTGCATGGGCCAACTATGAGTCGACACAAAGTACCACGCTGCAATTTGGCCACGATGGAACAACCTGGGTGCCGGATAATACAATAAAATACACGCTTACTGCTGCAGATTATGCGTTTATTGTAGATACCTATTCAGATGAATATGCATCATATATTGCAACAATCGCAAACTATCAAGACTTTGACTATAACTGGACAGACGAGATGATTCTTGATGTTCTGAATGGTCTTCTATTCAACAATTTCCCTTCTGCCGAAGAAGGACAAAAATTTGCAGTTACCTATTTAATGTATGATGGTGGAGCATTTTTCGAAACCATGTACGTTGTATTACAGGGTGGAGAATACGTTCTTCAATAG
- the nadA gene encoding quinolinate synthase NadA: MEQLQIDKMLDEKGYIEETIDPSLKLVEEIKRLKKEKNAVILSHFYVEGELQDIADYVGDSLGLAQAAAKVDADIIVFVGVHFMAETAKIINPDKKVILPDLKASCSLAESAPAEEFAAFKAKYPDHKVITYVNATAALKTMSDIVCTSANAQKIVDSFPKDEKLIFAPDKNLGNYINSITGRSMVLWDGACMVHEQYSVEKIVDLMDAHPDAEFIAHPECEKPVLLLAKHIGSTTALLNYVQSSDATKFIVATESGILHQMTKACPDKVFIPAPSNDSTCACNDCEYMKLNSLQKLYICLKHEQPEVTLPREVIEKARIPIQRMLEISK, translated from the coding sequence ATGGAACAGCTTCAGATAGATAAAATGTTGGACGAGAAGGGTTATATTGAAGAAACAATTGATCCAAGCCTGAAATTGGTTGAAGAAATTAAACGCCTTAAGAAAGAAAAGAATGCTGTAATTCTCAGCCATTTTTATGTTGAAGGCGAGTTGCAAGACATTGCCGACTATGTTGGCGACAGCCTTGGATTGGCGCAAGCCGCTGCTAAAGTTGATGCCGACATTATTGTTTTTGTGGGCGTACACTTTATGGCCGAAACAGCCAAAATCATTAATCCGGATAAAAAGGTAATCCTTCCCGACCTGAAAGCAAGCTGTTCGTTGGCAGAATCGGCACCGGCAGAAGAATTTGCGGCGTTTAAAGCCAAATATCCCGACCACAAGGTAATTACATATGTAAATGCAACAGCCGCGCTTAAAACCATGTCCGACATTGTTTGTACATCGGCAAACGCGCAAAAAATTGTAGATAGTTTCCCAAAAGATGAGAAGCTGATCTTTGCTCCGGATAAAAACCTTGGAAATTACATTAACAGTATTACCGGCCGCAGCATGGTGCTGTGGGACGGTGCCTGCATGGTTCACGAGCAATATTCGGTAGAAAAGATTGTGGATTTGATGGACGCACACCCCGATGCCGAATTTATCGCGCATCCCGAATGTGAAAAACCGGTATTGTTGCTGGCCAAACACATTGGGTCTACAACTGCATTGCTAAACTACGTACAAAGCAGCGATGCAACGAAATTTATTGTAGCTACCGAAAGTGGTATTCTGCACCAAATGACCAAAGCTTGTCCGGATAAGGTATTTATTCCGGCGCCATCAAACGATTCAACTTGCGCCTGCAACGATTGCGAGTACATGAAGCTAAACAGCCTGCAAAAACTGTATATCTGTTTAAAACATGAACAGCCGGAGGTTACACTTCCACGAGAAGTAATTGAAAAAGCCCGCATCCCAATTCAACGGATGTTGGAGATATCGAAATAA
- a CDS encoding S41 family peptidase produces the protein MNKKTTILLPVLIAIAVAVGIMIGNLLNRNAATPAFHGMGFSQPNKISTILDLINKGYVDSVNTGDIIEETIPEILKNLDPHTSYIPVRDMQEVQEEMSGNFSGIGVQFSIQEDTVRVIEVISGGPSSQVGVLPGDRIVTVNDSLIAGVKVHNNTVMSLLRGEKNSKVRIGVVRAGYNDALEFEITRGDIPLYSVDVSYMIDEHTGFIKVSRFANTTYKEFMEGMMKLQNDGAQKVIIDLRSNPGGSLVGVLQMVDEFLKKGEPILYTEGLNQPRKTYNASSRATFSDIDVYVMIDEFSASASEIFAGAMQDNDRGFVIGRRSFGKGLVQEQIPLMDGSALRLTVARFYTPSGRCIQSSYEDGNEEYYNHIYERFHNMEQLVADSIHFADSLRYETKGGRVVYGGGGIMPDFFVPADTTGNSAYFDQIYRKGLIYSFAYAYADSHREELTQFTFAGEFEDYMDQHNALNEFVAYAEEKGVKRDAEGLKISGEVINTQMKAYVARNIIGEEGFYPIIKQIDKTLLRAIEVSQQNLMVQNVVATDSVVGIN, from the coding sequence ATGAACAAGAAAACAACAATACTTCTACCCGTATTAATTGCAATTGCCGTTGCAGTAGGAATTATGATTGGAAATTTGTTGAACAGAAATGCTGCAACACCGGCCTTTCATGGCATGGGATTCTCGCAGCCAAACAAAATTTCCACTATTCTTGATTTGATTAATAAAGGATACGTTGACAGTGTTAACACCGGTGATATAATTGAAGAAACGATTCCCGAAATTCTGAAGAACCTTGATCCGCACACCAGCTATATTCCGGTTCGGGATATGCAGGAAGTGCAGGAAGAAATGAGTGGAAACTTTTCGGGTATTGGCGTTCAGTTTTCTATTCAGGAAGATACTGTGCGGGTAATAGAAGTAATCTCAGGTGGCCCGTCGAGCCAGGTGGGTGTGCTGCCCGGCGACCGGATTGTTACGGTAAACGATTCGTTAATTGCCGGAGTTAAAGTTCATAACAACACGGTGATGTCGTTATTGCGCGGCGAAAAAAATTCGAAAGTGCGAATTGGTGTTGTAAGAGCGGGCTACAACGATGCGCTTGAGTTTGAAATAACCCGTGGCGATATTCCGCTTTACAGTGTAGATGTGTCGTATATGATTGACGAGCACACCGGTTTTATAAAAGTTAGCCGTTTTGCCAATACCACCTACAAAGAATTTATGGAGGGAATGATGAAACTGCAAAACGATGGGGCGCAAAAAGTAATTATTGATTTGCGCAGTAATCCGGGCGGATCGCTGGTTGGTGTGTTGCAAATGGTTGATGAGTTTTTGAAAAAGGGAGAACCTATTTTATATACCGAGGGATTGAATCAGCCTCGAAAAACTTATAACGCTTCGTCGAGAGCTACATTCAGCGATATTGATGTTTATGTGATGATTGACGAGTTTTCGGCATCGGCAAGCGAGATTTTTGCCGGCGCTATGCAGGATAACGACCGTGGATTTGTAATCGGGCGTCGCTCGTTCGGAAAAGGACTGGTACAAGAGCAAATTCCGTTGATGGATGGTTCGGCACTTCGCCTTACAGTAGCACGTTTTTATACGCCAAGCGGGCGCTGTATCCAAAGTTCTTACGAAGATGGTAACGAGGAGTATTACAACCATATTTACGAACGTTTTCATAACATGGAACAGTTGGTGGCCGACAGTATTCATTTTGCCGACTCGCTGCGTTACGAAACCAAAGGCGGACGTGTTGTTTATGGCGGCGGCGGTATTATGCCCGACTTTTTTGTTCCGGCCGACACCACTGGTAATTCGGCATATTTCGACCAGATTTACCGCAAAGGTTTAATTTATTCGTTTGCTTATGCCTATGCCGATTCGCACCGCGAGGAACTCACCCAGTTTACTTTTGCCGGCGAGTTTGAAGACTACATGGACCAACACAATGCCTTGAATGAGTTTGTTGCTTATGCCGAAGAAAAAGGTGTGAAAAGAGATGCGGAAGGTTTAAAAATATCGGGAGAGGTTATTAATACACAAATGAAAGCGTACGTTGCCCGAAATATTATTGGTGAAGAAGGTTTTTACCCGATCATCAAACAGATCGATAAAACATTGTTGCGTGCCATTGAGGTTTCGCAGCAAAACCTGATGGTACAAAATGTGGTGGCTACTGATTCGGTAGTTGGAATAAACTAA
- a CDS encoding dCMP deaminase family protein — protein sequence MSKDEKQRLLDQRYLKMADIWAQNSYCKRRQVGALIVKDKMIISDGYNGTPSGFENICEDEDNKTKPYVLHAEANAITKVAKSGNSSDGATLYVTSSPCLECSKLIIQAGIKRVVFTESYRLEDGINLLKRADIEVKQVDIK from the coding sequence ATGAGTAAAGACGAAAAGCAGAGATTACTCGATCAACGCTACCTGAAAATGGCTGATATCTGGGCGCAGAATTCATACTGTAAACGCAGGCAGGTTGGAGCTTTAATAGTAAAAGATAAAATGATTATTTCTGACGGTTACAATGGTACTCCGTCGGGATTTGAAAATATTTGCGAAGACGAGGATAACAAAACAAAACCATATGTATTGCATGCCGAAGCCAATGCAATTACAAAGGTTGCCAAATCGGGAAACAGTAGCGATGGAGCTACTTTATACGTTACTTCTTCGCCATGTTTAGAGTGTTCAAAACTCATTATTCAGGCCGGAATAAAACGTGTGGTATTTACCGAAAGTTACCGGCTTGAAGACGGTATAAACCTGTTAAAGCGTGCTGATATTGAAGTGAAACAGGTGGACATTAAATAA
- a CDS encoding SPOR domain-containing protein produces MNRIVVLLAILAITASSCKIFQKSSGQTESAYTTDTTAPTKVFTVPGSETTNTQPTAVAKPEPVADEKPIAMRKEQVSFTSETDQTANAGNTFFVILGSFSQLDNAKNYRTTLIDEGFTPIILHSETGYYRVCVNSYKAETEARGRVAQVRNAFPKYSDVWLLIKE; encoded by the coding sequence ATGAATAGGATAGTTGTTCTTTTAGCGATTCTTGCAATTACTGCATCTTCATGTAAAATATTTCAAAAATCATCGGGTCAGACCGAATCGGCGTACACAACCGACACCACGGCACCAACAAAGGTGTTTACTGTTCCGGGTAGCGAAACTACCAATACGCAGCCAACAGCCGTAGCAAAACCTGAGCCCGTTGCCGACGAAAAACCAATTGCAATGCGTAAAGAGCAGGTTTCGTTTACCAGCGAAACTGATCAAACTGCAAATGCCGGAAACACTTTCTTTGTGATTTTAGGATCGTTTAGCCAGTTAGACAATGCAAAAAATTATCGTACTACACTGATTGATGAAGGTTTTACACCAATCATTTTGCACAGCGAAACCGGCTATTACCGTGTTTGTGTAAACTCTTACAAAGCCGAAACCGAAGCACGTGGCCGAGTAGCACAAGTACGTAATGCTTTCCCGAAATACTCCGATGTATGGCTTTTAATTAAAGAGTAG
- a CDS encoding 3'(2'),5'-bisphosphate nucleotidase CysQ, whose protein sequence is MDLNKVHNVIDVLAEAGRAIIEVYESNDFDEQRKSDNTAVTRADKASSEIINAGLAKIFPEIPVLDEETNFPEYEIRKSWENYFLVDPLDGTKEFIKRNGEFCINVALINITAPINGWIYEPLKEKGWYCEKGDGIYAFDSKGNFEKMKKPEAYNGKIRVATSRSFFKPREAELIEKMKGTFELEILHCGSSKKQIEIIKGNADMYLKAGPCSEWDTAPGQLMVEEFGGTVFRQDTFETMAYNKPILKNPHFVMLNERLNMPDFVAFMQQIIQE, encoded by the coding sequence ATGGACTTAAACAAGGTACATAATGTTATTGATGTGCTGGCCGAAGCCGGAAGAGCAATTATTGAAGTGTACGAAAGTAACGACTTTGATGAGCAGCGGAAATCGGATAACACAGCCGTTACCCGGGCCGATAAAGCTTCGAGTGAAATAATAAACGCCGGACTTGCTAAAATATTCCCCGAAATACCTGTATTAGATGAAGAAACCAATTTCCCGGAATACGAAATTCGTAAAAGCTGGGAGAATTACTTTTTGGTTGATCCGCTGGATGGTACCAAAGAGTTTATTAAACGAAACGGGGAGTTTTGCATCAACGTTGCGCTGATTAATATAACAGCCCCGATAAACGGATGGATTTACGAACCGCTGAAAGAAAAAGGCTGGTATTGCGAAAAAGGCGATGGGATTTATGCGTTCGACAGCAAAGGGAATTTCGAAAAAATGAAGAAGCCGGAGGCCTACAACGGAAAAATAAGAGTGGCTACCAGTCGCTCGTTTTTTAAACCGCGCGAAGCCGAATTGATTGAAAAAATGAAAGGTACTTTTGAGCTTGAGATTCTGCATTGCGGCAGTTCAAAAAAGCAAATCGAAATAATAAAAGGAAATGCCGATATGTACCTAAAAGCAGGTCCTTGTTCCGAGTGGGATACCGCACCCGGACAATTAATGGTGGAAGAATTTGGCGGTACTGTTTTTAGGCAAGACACCTTTGAGACCATGGCCTACAATAAACCCATTCTTAAAAATCCACACTTTGTAATGTTAAACGAACGGCTCAATATGCCCGACTTTGTTGCTTTTATGCAGCAAATTATTCAAGAGTAG
- the amrB gene encoding AmmeMemoRadiSam system protein B, whose protein sequence is MIFNKNTNRVPAVAGQFYPSSASVLQNELEELFRNATTLKTSQALRAIVSPHAGYIFSGEVAAAAFKQIPANKSYKNIFVLASSHRYSFGGAAVYTDGNYETPLGEITVNKKIGKQLLASSAVVTNHNKSHLNEHSLEVQLPFLQYRLANDFKLVPIILGTHSADTCKKLAKALQPYFSAENLFVISTDFSHYPSYENANLVDQLTADAICTNKPKKLLKAIEKNKDKKIGNLATSLCGWTSVLTLMHMTKNQDFELKKLAYKNSGDNKFYGEKDRVVGYWAIGVYEKAVFEISPSEKEEILELARHSISRFLGKDVAEKKAKKSNNGILDQKAGAFISIYIHNELRGCIGGFAGEKTLREMIKRFAVSATNDQRFNPIEPYELDSMTLEVSVLTPLKKIKSIDEFELGKHGIFIQSGFNSGTFLPQVADKTGWSKEEFLGRCSKNKAGIGWDGWKTAELYTYEVAIVKDDQEKTS, encoded by the coding sequence ATGATATTTAATAAAAATACAAACAGAGTCCCTGCAGTGGCCGGTCAGTTTTACCCTTCTTCGGCCAGTGTTTTACAAAATGAGCTGGAAGAATTATTCCGTAATGCCACTACTTTAAAAACTTCGCAAGCGCTGCGTGCCATTGTTTCGCCGCATGCGGGCTACATATTTAGCGGAGAAGTTGCCGCCGCCGCTTTCAAACAAATACCCGCTAACAAAAGCTACAAGAATATTTTTGTGTTGGCATCAAGCCACCGATATTCCTTTGGCGGTGCCGCTGTTTACACCGATGGAAATTACGAAACTCCGCTGGGCGAGATTACGGTGAATAAAAAGATTGGGAAACAACTGCTGGCCTCATCAGCGGTTGTTACAAACCACAATAAATCGCATTTAAACGAGCACAGTCTCGAGGTTCAGTTACCATTTCTCCAATATCGTTTGGCGAATGATTTTAAACTGGTACCTATTATTTTAGGAACTCACTCGGCCGATACCTGCAAAAAACTGGCTAAGGCGTTGCAGCCTTATTTTTCTGCAGAAAATCTGTTTGTAATCAGCACCGATTTTTCGCACTACCCAAGTTACGAAAACGCAAACCTGGTTGACCAGTTAACCGCTGATGCCATTTGCACAAATAAGCCCAAAAAGCTGTTGAAAGCAATTGAAAAGAACAAAGACAAGAAAATAGGCAATTTAGCCACGTCGCTATGTGGCTGGACATCGGTATTAACACTGATGCACATGACCAAGAACCAGGATTTTGAGCTGAAAAAACTAGCCTATAAAAATTCGGGCGACAACAAATTTTATGGCGAAAAAGACCGCGTGGTTGGCTATTGGGCGATTGGTGTTTACGAAAAAGCTGTTTTTGAAATCAGCCCCTCGGAGAAAGAGGAAATTTTGGAACTTGCCCGCCATTCGATTTCCCGTTTTTTAGGAAAGGATGTAGCAGAAAAAAAAGCTAAAAAGAGCAACAACGGTATACTGGATCAGAAAGCCGGTGCTTTCATCAGTATATACATCCACAACGAATTACGTGGTTGCATAGGCGGATTTGCCGGCGAAAAAACATTGCGCGAAATGATAAAACGTTTTGCTGTTTCGGCCACCAACGACCAACGTTTTAACCCGATTGAACCTTACGAACTTGACAGCATGACGTTGGAGGTTTCAGTTTTAACTCCTCTTAAAAAAATTAAGTCGATTGATGAATTTGAGTTGGGCAAACATGGAATTTTTATCCAAAGTGGTTTTAACTCGGGAACTTTCCTGCCACAAGTTGCTGATAAAACAGGATGGAGCAAAGAAGAATTTCTGGGAAGATGCTCAAAAAATAAAGCCGGAATAGGATGGGACGGATGGAAAACCGCCGAACTTTACACCTACGAAGTTGCGATTGTAAAAGACGATCAGGAAAAAACCTCCTGA